From Actinomyces sp. oral taxon 171 str. F0337, one genomic window encodes:
- a CDS encoding MerR family transcriptional regulator produces MDFSETTMTVGEVSTLLGVSVRALHHWDESGLVHPSRRSDAGYRLYCETDIMRIQQVLVYRQTGMSLADIKEVLDEPGADAVTHLRRQRELLQGQVSHLQQMLLSIDTILDMQQLGGRLSLAETVEIWGTDWDPVYLAEAQAKWGDTEEWAESARRKARMTRADWEQAHSETVALETALAEAMHSGVEPGSPEANALARWHRKDLNRWFEVSTSKQVVIARSYVADERYARYYDKRAPGLAAWVKDVIDAGARSEGVEPATATWE; encoded by the coding sequence ATGGACTTCTCGGAGACCACGATGACAGTCGGCGAGGTCTCAACGCTCCTGGGTGTCAGCGTCAGGGCGCTGCACCACTGGGACGAGTCCGGCCTGGTGCATCCCTCCCGGCGCAGTGACGCCGGCTACCGGCTCTACTGCGAGACGGACATCATGCGCATCCAGCAGGTTCTCGTCTACCGGCAGACCGGCATGAGTCTGGCTGATATCAAAGAGGTCCTTGACGAGCCGGGCGCCGACGCCGTCACGCACCTACGTCGTCAGCGCGAGCTGTTGCAGGGACAGGTCTCCCACCTGCAGCAGATGCTCCTGTCCATCGACACGATCCTGGACATGCAGCAGCTGGGAGGCAGACTCTCCCTGGCCGAGACGGTGGAGATCTGGGGGACCGACTGGGACCCCGTTTATCTCGCCGAGGCCCAGGCCAAGTGGGGCGATACGGAGGAGTGGGCCGAGTCGGCCCGGCGCAAGGCCCGGATGACTCGCGCCGACTGGGAACAGGCGCACTCCGAGACTGTCGCCCTGGAGACCGCGCTGGCCGAGGCGATGCACAGCGGCGTCGAACCGGGCAGCCCCGAGGCCAACGCCCTGGCGCGATGGCACCGCAAGGATCTCAACCGGTGGTTCGAGGTCTCCACCTCCAAACAGGTCGTCATCGCCCGCAGTTACGTGGCCGATGAGCGCTACGCCCGCTACTACGACAAGCGCGCGCCGGGCTTGGCAGCCTGGGTCAAGGACGTCATCGACGCCGGCGCCAGATCCGAGGGCGTGGAACCCGCGACCGCCACCTGGGAGTAG